The genomic segment TGCCCAAAAATGCGTTTAAAATCATTTTGTTTTACTAAGTGATTTTGATAGATATATTTCGTTATATCAGGAGGTGAACGATTTTGCCAAGTGAGAAAGTATTACAAGACAAAAAGGAAATTGTAGCGGCACTGAAAGAAAAACTAAATGGCGCTGCTGCAGGCGTTGTGGTTGACTATAAAGGTATTTCTGTTACCAACGATACAAAGCTTCGTAAAGAGCTGCGTGAGGCTGGTGTTGAGTACAAAGTAGTAAAAAACACATTGCTGAGATTTGCTGCACAAGATACAGGTTTGGCTGATATCTGCTCTGTATTAGAGGGAACAACCGCTCTTGCTGTATCCACAGATGATGCGGTTGCACCTGC from the Hydrogenoanaerobacterium saccharovorans genome contains:
- the rplJ gene encoding 50S ribosomal protein L10, producing MPSEKVLQDKKEIVAALKEKLNGAAAGVVVDYKGISVTNDTKLRKELREAGVEYKVVKNTLLRFAAQDTGLADICSVLEGTTALAVSTDDAVAPAKILGKYAEESKGKFTIKAGFMDGQAISVEEVMALSKLPSKEQLLCMLLSALNGNIRGLAVALNAIAEKEPA